Proteins from one Paraburkholderia sp. BL10I2N1 genomic window:
- a CDS encoding CDP-6-deoxy-delta-3,4-glucoseen reductase, producing MTFKVTLRPSGHVYDTEGDISILSAGLAAGHSLAYSCRAGMCRTCKCKVTAGAVDHGHVSQAYLSDSERREGYALICQARALSDVEIEAQELTGLAGIRSRVTPSRVVKLERRAPDVMELRVRLPMNENLLFAAGQYVDFLLANGERRTYSIANVPLAEGVTELEFHLRHMPGGLFTDHVFSRLKVRDLLTLEGPLGTFFVREEYGQPLIFIAGGTGFAPIKSMLLNLLARRMHEKRPIHFYWGARTREGLYMRDLVDQWVGQYPNFTFTPVVSHPTEMCDWHGRTGNVHEAVLEDHADLAGREVYVCGAPGLVEAARHDFVALRNLSPKDFFADEFLPASERRAETLPPEELQS from the coding sequence ATGACCTTTAAGGTGACATTGAGGCCGAGTGGCCATGTCTATGATACGGAAGGTGATATCAGTATTTTGTCTGCGGGTCTGGCGGCTGGACATTCGCTTGCATACAGTTGTCGGGCTGGTATGTGTCGGACTTGCAAATGCAAGGTGACCGCAGGCGCAGTCGATCACGGTCATGTATCGCAGGCTTACCTTTCGGATAGTGAAAGACGCGAAGGCTATGCGCTGATCTGTCAGGCGCGCGCGCTTTCAGACGTGGAAATCGAAGCTCAGGAGTTGACCGGCCTGGCAGGCATCCGGTCGCGGGTGACTCCGAGCCGCGTCGTCAAACTGGAGCGGCGGGCCCCGGACGTTATGGAACTTCGCGTACGCTTACCGATGAACGAGAATCTTCTGTTCGCAGCGGGGCAGTACGTTGATTTTCTGCTAGCAAATGGTGAACGACGGACCTATTCAATTGCAAACGTACCTCTTGCCGAAGGGGTGACCGAGCTTGAATTCCATCTGCGTCACATGCCCGGAGGTCTATTTACGGACCATGTCTTCTCGAGGTTAAAGGTGCGGGACCTGCTGACACTCGAAGGACCGCTCGGAACGTTCTTCGTCCGTGAAGAGTACGGCCAGCCTCTGATTTTCATTGCGGGCGGGACGGGTTTCGCTCCTATCAAGTCAATGTTGCTCAATCTGTTGGCCCGTCGAATGCACGAAAAGCGGCCAATTCACTTCTACTGGGGTGCACGCACGCGTGAGGGCCTGTACATGCGCGATCTCGTCGATCAATGGGTCGGACAGTACCCTAACTTCACATTCACGCCAGTTGTTTCACATCCGACGGAAATGTGCGATTGGCATGGCCGCACCGGCAATGTTCATGAGGCAGTGCTTGAAGACCATGCGGATCTCGCGGGCCGGGAGGTCTACGTTTGCGGAGCACCAGGACTCGTGGAAGCCGCAAGGCACGATTTCGTCGCGCTGCGCAACTTGTCTCCCAAGGACTTCTTTGCCGACGAATTCCTGCCTGCGTCGGAGAGACGCGCTGAAACCTTACCACCGGAGGAGCTTCAATCTTGA
- a CDS encoding VOC family protein, with product MSHILALTDNAVVEPSNGMSVVKPYVMSHGTLPCRDLAKSRKFYEEFLGMECVQHGITSMVIRCGLKFHIVCVNLGDACPPCNMHNHWGIDVTSEAEVDAAHEAAIRLKDAYGIQEVQQPERRHGVYSFYMVDLNGSWWEIQYYPGFQNDDMFDFGDRFTPDGKAITDR from the coding sequence TTGAGCCATATTCTCGCGCTAACAGACAATGCTGTCGTTGAACCCTCGAACGGCATGTCCGTCGTCAAGCCTTATGTTATGTCGCACGGAACGTTACCTTGTCGCGATCTTGCGAAATCTCGCAAGTTCTATGAGGAGTTCCTAGGCATGGAGTGTGTACAGCACGGCATTACGTCGATGGTGATCCGCTGTGGGTTGAAGTTTCACATCGTTTGCGTGAACCTCGGCGACGCGTGTCCACCGTGCAATATGCACAATCATTGGGGTATCGATGTCACGTCGGAAGCCGAAGTGGACGCGGCACATGAAGCTGCAATCAGGTTGAAGGACGCCTACGGCATACAGGAAGTCCAGCAGCCGGAGCGTCGTCACGGCGTTTACTCCTTCTATATGGTGGACCTCAACGGAAGCTGGTGGGAAATCCAGTACTACCCGGGCTTTCAGAATGATGACATGTTTGATTTCGGCGACCGCTTTACGCCGGACGGCAAAGCGATTACGGACCGTTAG
- a CDS encoding fumarylacetoacetate hydrolase family protein, whose protein sequence is MTFALASIAHDGRISAAIKIDGTLWKLEAAAKRLGIDGLSGGLSDVFSRWHDTRESVMRVADAAAGGKLQNLALNERTVEIVLPLQYPRKVFCIGANYADHLAEMKVVIEKVEGRAPFFFMKPASTALTGPGHSIHLPRGCNDFDWEAEVVVVFGRGGRNIPEERALDYVAGYTLGIDFTARDQFLAPHLPFNFDFSLGKCQDKATPVGPVIVPKEFVDGEHIEFRLFVNGEQKQKGCTANMIYSLREQIAGVSKAVCIEPGDIMFTGSPAGVGAARGESLSVGDSVVVEAEALGRMEVVIQAPFATD, encoded by the coding sequence ATGACATTTGCATTGGCATCGATTGCTCATGATGGCCGCATCAGCGCGGCAATCAAGATTGATGGCACGCTGTGGAAACTGGAGGCGGCCGCGAAGCGGCTTGGCATCGATGGTCTTTCTGGAGGGCTTAGCGACGTTTTCAGCCGGTGGCACGATACGCGCGAGAGCGTTATGCGCGTGGCTGACGCTGCTGCGGGCGGCAAGCTGCAGAATCTTGCCTTGAATGAGCGCACCGTGGAGATCGTGCTGCCGCTCCAGTATCCGAGAAAGGTGTTCTGCATCGGAGCGAACTACGCTGACCATCTCGCCGAAATGAAGGTTGTCATCGAAAAGGTCGAGGGCCGAGCACCGTTTTTCTTCATGAAACCCGCTTCGACGGCACTCACAGGACCGGGGCATTCCATCCATCTGCCACGAGGCTGCAACGACTTTGACTGGGAAGCCGAAGTCGTTGTGGTGTTTGGCCGGGGAGGGCGCAACATTCCCGAGGAGCGGGCACTCGACTATGTTGCTGGGTATACGCTCGGTATCGATTTTACGGCTCGCGACCAGTTCCTTGCCCCTCACCTGCCATTTAATTTCGACTTCTCGCTTGGCAAGTGCCAGGATAAGGCCACCCCCGTCGGACCTGTGATTGTGCCGAAGGAGTTCGTTGACGGCGAGCATATCGAATTCCGTCTCTTCGTCAACGGCGAGCAGAAGCAGAAGGGATGCACTGCGAACATGATCTATTCGCTTCGCGAACAGATTGCGGGCGTCAGCAAGGCCGTCTGCATCGAACCAGGCGACATCATGTTCACAGGCTCTCCCGCCGGTGTCGGGGCTGCGCGCGGTGAGTCTCTTTCTGTCGGGGACAGTGTCGTGGTGGAAGCGGAAGCACTTGGGCGCATGGAGGTAGTGATCCAGGCTCCTTTCGCGACCGATTGA
- a CDS encoding IclR family transcriptional regulator, producing the protein MPDTMSATRQPPKATKAKAVSALLKTIGDQSVQNATPVDEGGVKQALPTPRYMLESVNNVLRLLLMFRRTNQIRLSDAKEELGVGHSTVHRLLAMLVYHGFVTQDPVSRIYKPGKALLEVGLAAVQRMDIRTIARPVLEKLAAETGETVQLAVLEDGNVRYIDAIESNQALRVSVPVGNVFAAYASSVGKAMLAEMPLEAVSALFHRDSLQSFTGNTITQWLALEEELDEVRKRGYATNFEESQSGVCSVAAAIRHPTRGSFGALGIAAPVTRMNPKQVRRLSELVIDAAERVSRSLV; encoded by the coding sequence ATGCCTGACACCATGAGCGCAACGCGCCAGCCACCGAAGGCGACGAAGGCCAAAGCCGTTTCTGCGCTACTAAAAACTATTGGAGATCAATCTGTGCAAAATGCCACTCCCGTCGATGAAGGTGGGGTAAAGCAAGCGTTGCCCACGCCCCGGTACATGCTCGAGTCCGTCAACAACGTGCTGCGGCTGCTGCTGATGTTTCGGCGGACCAACCAGATTCGGCTTTCGGATGCCAAAGAAGAGCTTGGCGTCGGCCATTCGACCGTCCACCGGTTATTGGCGATGCTCGTGTACCACGGATTCGTGACCCAGGATCCGGTATCACGCATCTACAAACCTGGCAAGGCACTGCTCGAAGTGGGTTTGGCTGCCGTTCAGCGAATGGATATTCGGACGATTGCTCGTCCGGTCCTCGAAAAGCTGGCGGCAGAAACCGGGGAGACAGTGCAGCTTGCTGTGCTTGAAGATGGCAACGTTCGCTACATCGACGCCATCGAAAGTAACCAGGCGCTGCGCGTGTCGGTACCTGTAGGAAACGTCTTCGCAGCTTACGCATCAAGCGTTGGCAAAGCCATGCTCGCCGAGATGCCTCTCGAGGCCGTAAGCGCGTTGTTCCATCGCGATTCACTGCAATCATTCACAGGCAACACGATTACCCAGTGGCTCGCGCTGGAAGAGGAACTCGACGAGGTACGTAAGCGGGGCTACGCGACCAATTTTGAAGAGAGCCAGTCGGGCGTGTGCTCGGTGGCGGCGGCGATACGCCACCCGACACGCGGCTCTTTCGGCGCGTTGGGTATTGCAGCGCCAGTTACCCGGATGAACCCGAAGCAGGTACGGCGCCTGTCCGAACTTGTCATTGATGCCGCCGAACGCGTGTCGCGCAGCCTGGTCTAG
- a CDS encoding homogentisate 1,2-dioxygenase — MTEETKAGKPMPQLWTREGFAGPLSVVTRPTYAPDYLSVSGVHAPRRSVLSHMVPRDEGDVDALPSVVATSKLGVRILVSGRRKPMPFVVRNVEADEIHFVQTGTVKFETDVGTLTAEEGDFVCIPRAVAYRFAPVTESMRSVIIESPSALNLTPPAPFGMVNFARDVKHAEIDADIPPGGPTQLILKTGDGEETVFQMSHDPLAVSGRLATNVPVWKLNLAKIQVLTYLPDGGPPSAFLSSKNGELLMFNLSARITNRPPVHVNADFDELVCYVRGPGAWGGCSEPGTLTWVPKGVTHHGPSENVPEGYLAWLVETRATLRWTPEAIAASHLMETGQYGPHPSVCG; from the coding sequence ATGACAGAAGAGACAAAAGCCGGTAAGCCGATGCCGCAGCTCTGGACGCGCGAAGGATTCGCCGGGCCGCTGTCGGTTGTGACCCGCCCGACGTATGCTCCCGACTATCTATCGGTAAGTGGCGTGCATGCTCCGCGTCGGTCTGTATTGAGCCACATGGTCCCGCGTGACGAGGGCGACGTCGACGCACTGCCGTCCGTTGTAGCGACGTCGAAGCTCGGTGTTCGTATCCTTGTGTCGGGACGGCGCAAACCCATGCCGTTCGTCGTGCGCAACGTTGAGGCCGACGAAATCCATTTCGTTCAGACCGGCACGGTCAAATTCGAAACTGACGTCGGCACGCTGACTGCGGAAGAGGGCGATTTCGTTTGCATTCCGCGTGCTGTCGCCTACCGGTTTGCCCCCGTTACCGAGTCGATGCGCAGCGTAATTATCGAGAGTCCATCAGCGTTAAATCTGACGCCGCCGGCACCGTTTGGGATGGTCAATTTCGCACGTGACGTGAAGCATGCAGAAATCGATGCTGATATCCCCCCGGGCGGACCGACACAGTTGATTCTGAAGACGGGCGACGGCGAAGAGACGGTTTTCCAGATGTCACATGATCCGCTCGCCGTGAGCGGCCGGCTCGCGACAAACGTTCCCGTCTGGAAGCTTAACCTCGCAAAGATCCAGGTCCTGACTTACCTCCCGGACGGAGGTCCACCAAGCGCTTTCCTTTCGTCAAAAAACGGCGAACTCTTGATGTTTAATCTCAGTGCGCGCATTACGAACCGTCCTCCCGTTCACGTTAACGCTGACTTCGACGAACTGGTCTGCTATGTCCGTGGCCCCGGCGCGTGGGGCGGGTGTTCAGAACCGGGGACGCTCACATGGGTCCCAAAGGGGGTAACCCATCATGGTCCATCGGAAAACGTCCCGGAAGGCTATCTCGCCTGGTTGGTGGAAACGCGCGCGACACTGAGGTGGACACCGGAGGCTATTGCCGCTTCGCATCTGATGGAGACTGGTCAATACGGTCCGCATCCGAGTGTGTGCGGGTAA
- a CDS encoding 3-keto-5-aminohexanoate cleavage protein translates to MIEKLPLWEAAKQEMENYHFVAGAETQPKWDVSPKIAINVAVAGRFDDGKPTSIQNYIDEASRVIEAGACGIHIDFTWVTDDKGRRLDRDVPPVEAYSAVLEPLRARFGNAFVSNLNVLNGTSFDICVSPAREGLAEVAPCAPGHPEAFCVPAVQALEEAGVKPELAVHSSGEIELAKRRFIDTGILTKPYNWLILYGLPFNVGRTLVSGTWVSDAQDMTQHMFLMVDQIRKIDPTSVITVCAAGRASLYMTTLATMMGLHIRVGTEDTPWKYPNSDARLKDNLEMFQMAKDIAGLLGRTPASANEYRELIGKPTKS, encoded by the coding sequence ATGATCGAGAAGTTGCCCCTGTGGGAAGCCGCGAAGCAGGAAATGGAGAATTATCACTTCGTCGCGGGCGCGGAAACCCAACCGAAGTGGGACGTGTCGCCAAAGATTGCGATCAACGTCGCCGTGGCGGGACGGTTTGACGACGGCAAACCGACGTCGATCCAGAACTATATCGATGAAGCGTCGCGGGTCATTGAAGCAGGAGCATGCGGCATCCACATCGATTTCACGTGGGTGACCGACGACAAGGGACGCCGTCTCGATCGCGACGTGCCGCCTGTAGAGGCATATTCGGCCGTACTGGAGCCGCTGCGCGCTCGCTTTGGTAATGCATTCGTCTCGAACCTCAATGTCCTTAATGGTACGAGCTTCGATATTTGCGTCAGTCCGGCCCGTGAGGGGCTGGCAGAAGTTGCGCCGTGCGCTCCGGGTCATCCCGAAGCATTCTGCGTGCCGGCGGTACAGGCGCTTGAAGAAGCCGGTGTGAAGCCTGAACTCGCTGTCCACAGTTCGGGCGAGATCGAACTCGCGAAGCGCCGCTTCATTGACACCGGTATTCTGACGAAACCGTATAACTGGCTGATCCTTTACGGCCTGCCGTTCAACGTGGGCCGCACGCTGGTGTCAGGCACCTGGGTGAGCGATGCTCAGGACATGACGCAGCACATGTTCCTCATGGTCGACCAGATTCGCAAGATCGATCCGACATCAGTGATTACGGTATGTGCAGCGGGCCGCGCAAGCCTCTACATGACCACGCTGGCCACAATGATGGGCCTGCACATCCGCGTCGGTACGGAAGACACGCCTTGGAAGTATCCGAACAGTGACGCACGTCTGAAAGACAACCTCGAGATGTTCCAGATGGCGAAAGATATCGCAGGCTTGCTCGGGCGGACACCCGCGAGCGCAAACGAATATCGTGAGCTCATCGGCAAACCTACGAAGTCCTGA
- a CDS encoding nuclear transport factor 2 family protein, whose amino-acid sequence MVIDTATAASGFASQVYAACDSMDEHRFGQYLTEDCRFVYANSDPVIGRANAAAYVKGFMSMISGIRHELLEVWQCDDDVLISRMNVTYTRKDRTTLTVPAMTVWRMRDKMIQEYLIYVDVSELFGG is encoded by the coding sequence ATGGTTATTGATACTGCTACCGCAGCAAGCGGGTTCGCGTCGCAAGTCTATGCGGCTTGCGATTCGATGGACGAACATCGTTTCGGACAATATCTGACTGAGGACTGCAGATTCGTCTATGCCAATAGCGATCCGGTTATCGGGCGTGCGAACGCGGCGGCGTATGTCAAGGGCTTCATGTCGATGATCTCGGGAATCAGGCATGAATTGCTGGAGGTCTGGCAATGCGATGACGACGTGCTCATTTCGCGAATGAATGTGACCTACACGCGAAAGGATCGGACGACGCTGACCGTTCCAGCGATGACGGTTTGGCGCATGCGCGACAAGATGATCCAAGAGTACCTGATCTACGTAGACGTTTCTGAACTGTTTGGCGGGTGA
- a CDS encoding SDR family oxidoreductase — protein MSQVSGRNGRLAEKVCVITGTGSGTGRAAALRFSREGARIVGCDVSRSAALETVGLVQQSGGEMVSLHPCYLTRREDRQGLVDLAVDTYGGIDVLFYNAVMTRSDSMDVVRDEKWYKAIEYELNLVFLITRTAWSELAKRSGAIISMTLCSEWHSCPTLPALAQTAAKGAIVSLTRRLALEGRLHGIRANSISPGPIETNQACAQFSRPERFSQILERIMLGRLARPDDVAAAALFLASDESSFITGADICVDGGMAAWGKAA, from the coding sequence ATGTCCCAAGTTTCAGGCCGCAACGGAAGGCTTGCGGAAAAGGTATGCGTCATTACGGGAACCGGTAGCGGCACAGGAAGGGCAGCCGCATTGCGGTTTTCACGCGAAGGTGCGCGCATCGTCGGATGCGACGTTTCCAGATCGGCCGCGCTGGAAACTGTTGGTCTTGTGCAGCAATCGGGCGGCGAAATGGTTTCACTGCATCCTTGTTATTTGACGCGCCGCGAAGACCGCCAAGGCCTGGTTGACCTTGCTGTCGATACCTACGGCGGAATTGACGTGCTGTTCTACAACGCGGTGATGACGCGGTCCGATTCGATGGATGTCGTGCGGGATGAGAAATGGTACAAAGCAATCGAATACGAACTGAACCTTGTCTTCCTGATTACTCGCACCGCGTGGTCGGAACTGGCTAAACGGTCTGGCGCGATCATTAGCATGACATTGTGTTCCGAATGGCATTCCTGTCCGACTCTTCCGGCACTTGCCCAAACAGCAGCAAAAGGTGCGATCGTTTCGCTGACCCGCCGCTTGGCACTGGAAGGCCGCTTGCACGGAATTCGCGCCAACTCCATATCACCAGGTCCGATCGAGACCAATCAGGCGTGCGCGCAGTTCTCCCGCCCGGAGCGCTTCTCACAGATTCTGGAAAGAATCATGTTAGGCCGGCTTGCACGACCAGACGACGTGGCGGCCGCTGCGCTGTTCCTTGCATCGGACGAGAGTTCGTTCATTACAGGAGCAGACATCTGCGTCGACGGAGGTATGGCGGCTTGGGGAAAGGCAGCATGA
- a CDS encoding outer membrane protein transport protein, translated as MKQRKVISQAIAISAGLPDICFATTGIYATGYGTREQGMGRVGIAIGESVLAPAENPAGIAFSGDRLDVGGGLLFIQSGAVDDGVSYHAKTGITPMPEFGYVKSLSPSLVFGVASWASGASMSYRAPYGGIPGNSNTYSQGVFVHVAPTVAYRFGAEKNHALSLSFVGALSTIDVEGVQAQTGLPNQGRNWKPGYGFKIGWMSQFTSQFSMGASYASKIRYQPWDKYSHIFADGRRFEEPEQYGVGIAFRPTPKWLIGFDWIRFNYGNTHVLGNPVNFSVPLGNINGCGFSFRNVNAYRFGVQYEVNDRFTIRGGFEMTD; from the coding sequence ATGAAACAGCGAAAGGTCATATCGCAGGCAATAGCGATCTCGGCTGGGCTGCCGGATATTTGTTTTGCAACCACTGGCATTTATGCGACCGGATACGGCACGCGTGAACAAGGGATGGGTAGAGTCGGCATCGCGATCGGCGAGTCGGTGCTCGCGCCGGCAGAAAACCCTGCTGGTATCGCATTCTCAGGAGACAGGTTGGACGTCGGTGGGGGCCTGTTATTCATTCAGTCGGGAGCGGTAGACGATGGCGTGTCCTATCACGCGAAGACGGGAATTACGCCGATGCCGGAGTTCGGTTATGTAAAGTCGTTGTCGCCTTCGCTCGTGTTCGGCGTGGCATCCTGGGCATCTGGCGCATCGATGAGTTACAGAGCGCCATACGGGGGCATCCCGGGGAATTCCAATACGTATTCACAAGGTGTCTTCGTACACGTTGCACCGACCGTCGCTTACCGGTTTGGTGCGGAAAAGAATCATGCCTTGTCATTGTCGTTCGTCGGGGCACTCTCGACCATCGATGTCGAAGGCGTTCAGGCTCAAACAGGTCTCCCAAATCAGGGGCGTAACTGGAAGCCCGGCTATGGCTTCAAGATCGGCTGGATGAGCCAGTTTACTTCGCAGTTTTCCATGGGGGCGTCCTACGCATCAAAGATCAGATACCAGCCGTGGGATAAGTACAGCCACATCTTCGCGGATGGCAGGCGGTTTGAGGAGCCGGAACAGTATGGCGTCGGCATCGCGTTCCGACCGACGCCTAAGTGGTTAATCGGGTTCGACTGGATCCGTTTCAACTATGGCAACACACATGTGCTCGGCAATCCGGTCAACTTTTCGGTGCCTCTCGGAAACATTAACGGCTGTGGATTCAGTTTTCGCAATGTCAACGCTTACCGCTTCGGCGTGCAGTACGAGGTGAACGATCGGTTCACTATTCGCGGCGGCTTTGAAATGACCGACTAG
- a CDS encoding porin: MKVGEKWLIAVCVGGCVGVAHAQSSVTLYGVFDQGVLAVTNVHGAHVYQSSGGWLSGSRWGLRGAEDLGGGAQAIFVLENGFDGSTGAALQGARQFGRQAYVGLSNSYGKLTFGRQYDMVVDHLAVTGMTAEIWGGAFACSPGDVDNLCNSRRMDNSVKYSSPSFGGFSFGSAYSFGGVPGELSRSSIWTAGADYSNGSLTGGVGYFNVNSPNTASYGGAAVSGTANTFTNGMSSSPVISGFASANRQETLAAGVNYTIGSSTFGASYTYTRFDGLGTFAVAGTPVLNGTAKVQNAEARYFIYVTPFLVTGIAFHYTAVGAAGSIAGARYRQLDLGVNYYLSKRTTLYAVLAMQSANGQDSTGKPAVAALAFVSPSSSNHQAAAQIGIRHRF; this comes from the coding sequence ATGAAAGTCGGCGAAAAGTGGCTTATCGCGGTCTGCGTTGGAGGGTGCGTTGGCGTTGCGCACGCGCAGAGTTCTGTCACGCTGTACGGCGTATTTGACCAGGGTGTGCTGGCGGTGACGAATGTGCACGGCGCGCACGTTTACCAATCGTCGGGCGGCTGGCTGTCAGGTTCGCGATGGGGCTTGCGAGGCGCCGAAGATCTTGGCGGAGGGGCGCAGGCGATCTTCGTTCTTGAGAACGGCTTCGACGGATCCACCGGAGCCGCACTGCAAGGGGCCCGACAGTTTGGGCGTCAGGCCTACGTGGGACTTTCCAACTCGTACGGGAAACTGACGTTTGGTCGGCAATACGACATGGTCGTCGACCATCTTGCTGTTACTGGCATGACGGCGGAAATATGGGGCGGTGCATTTGCTTGTAGTCCTGGCGATGTTGACAACCTGTGTAACAGCCGGCGCATGGACAACTCCGTCAAGTATTCCAGCCCGTCGTTTGGCGGCTTTTCATTCGGCAGTGCCTATAGCTTTGGTGGAGTTCCGGGGGAACTCTCGCGGTCGAGCATCTGGACTGCAGGCGCGGATTACTCGAATGGTTCGTTGACTGGGGGCGTCGGCTATTTCAATGTGAATAGTCCGAACACAGCCTCTTATGGAGGTGCCGCAGTGTCCGGTACCGCCAACACCTTTACGAATGGTATGAGTTCGTCGCCGGTCATTAGCGGCTTTGCTTCGGCGAATCGGCAGGAAACGTTAGCAGCTGGCGTGAACTATACGATCGGCTCCAGCACGTTCGGCGCGTCCTACACCTATACCCGTTTCGACGGGCTGGGGACATTTGCCGTGGCAGGCACGCCAGTTCTCAATGGGACTGCGAAGGTACAGAATGCCGAAGCGCGATACTTTATCTACGTCACACCATTCCTTGTGACGGGAATCGCCTTCCACTACACGGCGGTGGGCGCCGCGGGCAGCATTGCTGGCGCGCGGTACCGGCAGCTGGATCTTGGCGTCAACTACTATCTGTCCAAACGCACTACGCTTTATGCAGTTTTGGCGATGCAATCTGCAAACGGACAGGACTCGACTGGCAAACCGGCGGTCGCGGCACTGGCGTTCGTCTCACCGTCTTCATCGAATCACCAGGCCGCCGCGCAGATCGGCATCCGGCATCGATTTTAG
- a CDS encoding MFS transporter, whose amino-acid sequence MNQEHVDVRDFLDAQKGCRLQWTVVALIFAFCLVDGFDATVIGFLAPAIKAEWGLSPADLAPIFGFGMAGLLVGGLICGPLADRRGRKPVIVAAVAFFGLTTLGAALVDSVRAMVALRFLTGIGLGGAMPIALTHLAEFAPSNMRARMMAWAGIGFTLGGAASGQVAAHLISHLGWRGVLIFGAVLPLLLCVLLIAFLPESLRYLVVKGADESRIRRVVERIVPDFAGKLIHRDVEESGGHRASVLALFRQNLFATTVLIWATYCCSLFLFYLMSSWLPLILSTTGMTTRHAATVSSIFLLAGAVGMLILGFAMDRFRGEVVLGLAYAAGAVFVWLVGMSADPTTLTALIVCFGLSVGGAQSIIPSLVASCYPTPTRATGVSWASAFGRVGAFIGSIAGGIMLSLHLPTSTIFSLMAVPAVIAAVALLALNRKRHPVATPVLGK is encoded by the coding sequence ATGAATCAGGAACATGTTGACGTCCGGGATTTCCTGGATGCCCAGAAGGGTTGCCGTCTGCAGTGGACGGTTGTGGCGCTCATTTTCGCGTTCTGTCTCGTCGACGGCTTCGACGCGACCGTGATCGGTTTTCTTGCCCCGGCTATCAAGGCGGAATGGGGATTGTCCCCCGCTGACCTTGCACCTATATTTGGTTTCGGAATGGCGGGCCTGCTGGTCGGTGGTTTGATCTGCGGTCCTCTGGCGGACCGCCGTGGTCGCAAGCCGGTAATTGTCGCCGCCGTCGCATTTTTTGGCCTGACGACGCTCGGCGCCGCGCTCGTCGATAGCGTCAGGGCGATGGTCGCACTTCGATTTCTGACGGGAATCGGGCTGGGTGGCGCGATGCCGATTGCGCTGACGCATCTGGCCGAGTTCGCGCCGAGCAACATGCGTGCGCGAATGATGGCGTGGGCGGGCATCGGCTTCACTCTGGGCGGGGCTGCATCAGGGCAGGTTGCCGCGCATCTTATTTCGCATCTAGGCTGGCGCGGCGTGCTGATATTCGGTGCCGTGCTACCCCTGCTGCTGTGTGTGTTGCTGATTGCGTTTCTGCCCGAGTCGTTGCGCTACCTCGTCGTTAAAGGCGCTGACGAGTCACGGATCCGCCGGGTCGTTGAGCGGATTGTCCCAGACTTCGCCGGCAAGCTGATTCACCGTGATGTCGAAGAATCAGGCGGTCACCGTGCGTCGGTTCTGGCGCTGTTCCGACAGAATCTGTTTGCAACGACGGTGCTGATCTGGGCCACGTACTGTTGCAGTCTCTTCCTGTTTTACCTGATGAGCAGCTGGCTACCGCTTATCCTCAGCACGACAGGGATGACAACGCGACATGCAGCCACTGTCTCGTCGATCTTCCTGCTTGCGGGCGCGGTTGGCATGCTGATACTTGGCTTTGCGATGGACAGGTTTCGGGGGGAAGTGGTGCTGGGCCTCGCCTACGCGGCTGGTGCAGTCTTCGTATGGCTGGTCGGGATGTCCGCGGACCCGACGACACTGACTGCGCTAATCGTCTGCTTCGGACTGTCAGTGGGCGGAGCGCAGAGCATCATTCCGTCTCTGGTCGCGTCGTGTTATCCAACGCCAACGAGAGCCACGGGGGTCAGTTGGGCGTCTGCGTTTGGCCGGGTGGGCGCATTCATTGGATCGATCGCGGGGGGCATTATGTTGAGCTTGCATCTGCCCACCTCGACAATATTTTCACTGATGGCCGTGCCTGCGGTGATTGCGGCAGTTGCCTTGCTGGCATTAAACAGGAAACGGCATCCGGTGGCGACGCCCGTACTGGGCAAATGA